A single region of the Halorubrum depositum genome encodes:
- a CDS encoding outer membrane protein assembly factor BamB family protein: MTERTRRDWLRVAGGVGVAGLAGCSALGGDPSDDGDDGESDFEGADLPLDLDGRAQSPEGLTSQFRQGLRNHGHIDATIPETVDVEWAVPANRGDHTASKGSPMLAPSGDVLVADDTGRIQSIATDGEPNWSTSISDDDRGSHGTPAIADGTAYVGTYDGVVSAVSVADGEILWQTDVGDAAAASPTYHEGRLYVAVEYATPSGTVVVMDAESGDVEWRDDRPTDHPHSTVAVDLERDRFLFGSNDGNVYAWSFSDRERAWTYDTGGDVKAPIAVSRGIAVVPSWAETVTAVDVADGTGLWEFETDDMVMCAPAVHDGTAYVGSHDGNVYAIDLATGEEEWSTPVNGWVTGSVTATNEHVLAGSYDAHLYALDRADGSVTWAVEGRGDVTSAPYVTDDAIYYAERAPEGSDEAGMCYKLAAPE, from the coding sequence ATGACCGAACGGACGCGTCGCGACTGGCTCCGCGTCGCCGGCGGCGTCGGCGTCGCGGGACTGGCTGGCTGTAGCGCGCTCGGCGGCGACCCGTCGGACGACGGCGACGACGGGGAGTCCGACTTCGAGGGCGCCGACCTCCCGCTGGACCTCGACGGCCGAGCGCAGTCGCCCGAGGGGCTCACCTCGCAGTTCCGACAGGGGCTCCGGAACCACGGCCACATCGACGCGACGATTCCCGAGACCGTCGACGTGGAGTGGGCCGTGCCGGCGAACCGCGGCGACCACACGGCCTCGAAGGGGAGCCCGATGCTCGCGCCGTCGGGCGACGTTCTCGTCGCCGACGACACGGGCCGCATTCAGTCGATCGCGACCGACGGGGAGCCGAACTGGTCGACCTCGATCTCCGACGACGACCGCGGGAGCCACGGCACCCCCGCGATCGCGGACGGGACGGCGTACGTGGGGACCTACGACGGCGTCGTCTCCGCGGTCTCGGTCGCGGACGGGGAGATCCTGTGGCAGACCGACGTCGGCGACGCGGCCGCCGCCAGCCCGACCTACCACGAGGGGCGGCTGTACGTCGCCGTCGAGTACGCGACCCCGAGCGGGACCGTCGTCGTCATGGACGCCGAGAGCGGCGACGTGGAGTGGCGCGACGACCGGCCGACCGACCACCCGCACTCGACGGTCGCCGTCGACCTGGAGCGCGACCGCTTCCTGTTCGGCTCCAACGATGGCAACGTCTACGCGTGGTCGTTCTCCGACCGCGAGCGCGCGTGGACGTACGACACCGGCGGCGACGTGAAGGCGCCGATCGCTGTCAGCCGCGGAATCGCGGTGGTCCCGTCGTGGGCCGAGACGGTCACCGCCGTCGACGTCGCCGACGGCACGGGGCTCTGGGAGTTCGAGACCGACGACATGGTCATGTGCGCGCCCGCGGTCCACGACGGGACCGCCTACGTCGGGAGCCACGACGGCAACGTGTACGCCATTGACCTCGCGACCGGCGAAGAGGAGTGGTCCACCCCGGTGAACGGCTGGGTGACGGGCAGCGTGACCGCGACGAACGAGCACGTGCTCGCCGGCTCGTACGACGCGCACCTCTACGCGCTCGACCGCGCCGACGGCTCGGTGACGTGGGCGGTCGAGGGGCGCGGCGACGTGACGAGCGCCCCATATGTCACCGACGACGCGATATACTACGCCGAGCGCGCTCCGGAGGGCTCCGACGAGGCCGGGATGTGCTACAAGCTCGCCGCGCCGGAGTAG